A window of the Hordeum vulgare subsp. vulgare chromosome 5H, MorexV3_pseudomolecules_assembly, whole genome shotgun sequence genome harbors these coding sequences:
- the LOC123395976 gene encoding disease resistance protein Pik-2-like codes for MEEEGLVSAATGALQPALAKLAALLGDEYKEVRGEVELLTRELAAMDAFLLTKSEEEEDHSSQDKACMHEIRELSYDIDDDLGGFIMASVPDKSAELAGLLDKMQAMLGRTKARHQMIATAVDDLKEQVVKVAERHSHHKRPKVDDGRALATVNNASSELVGIDGPKEELIQLLTGSDSESTQQQPNPSLVAIVGSGGMGKTTLAKQVYKDLKQIQFNCHAAFCSVPRSSDKVQVIRAIYKKLNRSYYPSPDEDLRQLVTMISDFLEDKQYFIVLDDIRDVEIWKVIECAFPTTSSGSKIIITTRIHAVAQSCCSTFRGHVYNIRPLSMVHSRQLFYARLFNSEEKCPSYLQGISGPILDKCAGLPLAIIAICAVLAYKASVNGIWEQVKDSIGPALQNSIVEDMVNIISLSYLDLPPHLKTCLLYLSIFPERQNIEKENLIRRWIGEGFIQKRVGYTIYESGEMCFNELINRGLIQAAKMDETFGDEVKSYRVHGTVHDFIVSKAVEGNFVTIVGVHGVINPDTEAKIRRVSLQNDGKIPSGLDVSSARSLHVFGRNVKIPSLSEFPLLHVLDFEDCSQLEDDHLAGIGNLLHLKYLRFKHANAVKKLPEQVARLQHLKIDVKGYKKLMEIPMIIQERLDCYVTLHVNGYDTVPDEIAAIEGLRVLEGLNIYTQSTEFLKRLGQLKKLRKLGIIWNMYDMGNCDVNFEKEEEEIEEDEEEFLSSICELGKAGLESLDIYVKEAADEYFKRSWFPDPHCGLRELIISGDYVSEVPTWVASLVNLEKLCITMKVINARDVEILRGLPKLCHLCISVYDDEVSVPQAAVEKAMEEHPNRPTLVWFED; via the exons ATGGAGGAGGAGGGTCTGGTGAGCGCAGCGACGGGGGCGCTGCAGCCCGCGCTGGCAAAGCTGGCCGCGCTTCTCGGCGACGAGTACAAGGAGGTGCGCGGCGAGGTCGAGCTCCTCACCCGCGAGCTGGCGGCCATGGACGCCTTCCTCCTCACCaagtcggaggaggaagaggatcaCAGCTCGCAGGACAAGGCCTGCATGCACGAGATCCGGGAGCTCTCctacgacatcgacgacgaccTCGGCGGCTTCATCATGGCTAGCGTCCCCGACAAGTCCGCCGAGCTGGCCGGACTCTTGGACAAGATGCAGGCCATGCTGGGCCGTACCAAGGCTCGTCACCAGATGATCGCCACGGCCGTCGATGATCTCAAGGAGCAGGTCGTCAAGGTCGCCGAGAGGCACAGCcaccacaagaggcccaaggttGATGATGGTAGAGCTCTCGCCACCGTCAACAACGCGTCGTCCGAGCTCGTCGGCATTGATGGGCCCAAGGAAGAGCTCATCCAACTACTCACCGGTTCTGATTCAGAGTCAACGCAGCAGCAACCAAACCCAAGCTTGGTGGCCATTGTTGGGTCCGGAGGAATGGGCAAGACAACTCTGGCAAAACAAGTTTATAAAGACCTCAAGCAAATCCAATTCAATTGCCATGCTGCTTTCTGTTCCGTGCCACGGAGTTCAGACAAGGTCCAGGTTATCCGCGCCATTTACAAGAAACTGAACCGTTCGTATTATCCTTCTCCTGACGAGGATTTACGACAGCTTGTCACCATGATTTCAGACTTCCTCGAAGACAAACA GTACTTTATTGTACTTGATGATATACGGGATGTGGAAATATGGAAGGTTATTGAGTGTGCATTTCCCACAACCAGTTCTGGTAGTAAAATAATTATCACTACCCGCATACATGCCGTCGCTCAATCATGTTGTTCAACTTTCAGAGGACATGTATACAATATAAGGCCTCTTAGTATGGTGCATTCGAGGCAATTATTCTACGCAAGACTATTCAACTCTGAAGAAAAATGTCCATCATACCTTCAAGGGATTTCTGGTCCGATCTTGGATAAATGTGCTGGCTTACCTTTGGCAATCATAGCTATATGTGCTGTGTTGGCTTATAAGGCAAGTGTAAATGGAATATGGGAGCAAGTAAAGGATTCAATTGGTCCGGCACTACAAAACTCTATCGTCGAAGACATGGTAAACATAATATCCCTTAGTTACTTGGATCTTCCTCCTCATCTTAAAACGTGTCTATTGTACTTGAGCATATTTCCAGAGAGGCAAAATATTGAGAAGGAGAATCTGATAAGGCGGTGGATTGGCGAGGGATTCATTCAGAAAAGAGTCGGTTATACAATATATGAGTCGGGGGAGATGTGTTTCAATGAGCTCATCAATAGGGGGTTGATCCAGGCTGCAAAGATGGACGAGACATTTGGGGACGAGGTGAAGAGTTATCGTGTTCATGGCACTGTTCATGATTTCATTGTATCTAAGGCTGTTGAAGGTAACTTTGTTACTATAGTAGGCGTACATGGTGTTATAAATCCTGATACCGAGGCCAAGATTCGTCGAGTGTCTTTACAGAATGACGGCAAGATTCCGTCGGGTCTTGATGTATCTAGTGCCCGATCACTCCATGTATTTGGTCGTAATGTGAAGATCCCATCTTTGTCAGAGTTTCCACTCTTGCATGTTCTGGACTTTGAAGATTGTTCACAGTTAGAAGATGATCACCTTGCAGGTATTGGAAATTTGTTGCACCTCAAGTACCTGAGGTTCAAACATGCGAATGCCGTCAAGAAGCTTCCAGAGCAGGTGGCAAGGCTGCAACATTTGAAGATTGACGTGAAAGGATACAAAAAACTAATGGAAATCCCTATGATCATCCAAGAACGGTTGGACTGTTATGTAACTCTACATGTCAATGGTTATGACACAGTACCGGATGAAATTGCGGCCATTGAGGGATTGCGAGTGTTGGAAGGTCTCAATATTTATACTCAGTCAACGGAATTTCTAAAGAGGCTTGGCCAACTCAAAAAACTGAGGAAGCTGGGCATAATATGGAACATGTATGATATGGGTAATTGTGATGTTAATTtcgaaaaagaggaggaggagatcgaggaggatgaggaggagtttCTCTCTTCCATTTGTGAGCTCGGCAAAGCAGGCCTTGAGTCTCTGGACATCTATGTAAAGGAAGCAGCGGATGAGTACTTCAAGCGTTCATGGTTTCCCGATCCACACTGCGGCCTTCGTGAGCTTATCATCTCGGGGGACTACGTATCGGAGGTTCCGACATGGGTGGCCTCACTCGTCAACCTTGAGAAACTATGCATCACAATGAAAGTGATCAATGCGAGAGACGTGGAGATACTGAGAGGCTTGCCCAAGTTGTGCCATCTTTGCATCAGTGTGTATGATGATGAAGTATCTGTGCCGCAGGCTGCTGTGGAGAAAGCAATGGAGGAACATCCTAACCGTCCCACCTTGGTTTGGTTTGAGGATTAG